The following proteins are encoded in a genomic region of Desulfarculaceae bacterium:
- a CDS encoding metalloregulator ArsR/SmtB family transcription factor: MDASRQNRLEARARILKALGHASRLMIVEELAGGEKCVADLTEMVGSDMSTVSKHLSLLKSVGLVEDRRQGTQIFYRLTAPCVLGFFECVENVMDAQVQRQILLAK; encoded by the coding sequence ATGGACGCAAGCAGACAAAACCGGTTGGAGGCGAGGGCGCGCATCCTCAAGGCCCTGGGACATGCCTCCCGCCTGATGATCGTGGAGGAGCTGGCCGGCGGCGAGAAGTGCGTGGCCGACCTCACCGAGATGGTGGGCAGCGACATGTCCACCGTGTCCAAGCACCTGAGCCTACTCAAGTCCGTCGGGCTGGTGGAGGACCGCCGCCAAGGCACCCAAATTTTTTACCGCCTCACCGCCCCCTGCGTGCTGGGCTTCTTCGAGTGCGTGGAAAACGTGATGGACGCCCAGGTGCAGCGTCAGATTCTTTTGGCCAAGTAA
- a CDS encoding permease, with product MMKERYKLLIIAGVFAAAYFVPWGNEVVRRSGLEAFLMLREYAREHVLTCLIPAFFIAGAISVFVSQAAVLKYFGAKAKKVLSYSVASVSGSVLAVCSCTVLPLFAGIYTRGAGIGPATAFLYSGPAINVLAIVLTARILGWELGLARAIGAVVFAIITGLIMALIFRKDDAARAAGEIYLPEDEGTGRSLGQEALFMLTLVLILVFAAFARPEAGEAGVWALLFGIKWWVTAGLLVVLVFMLRAWFQREERVEWVQSTWGFMKQILPLLGAGVLVAGFMLGRPGHPALIPPEWISGALGGNGLGANLFASVAGALMYFATLTEIPILQGLIGAGMGKGPALALLLAGPALSLPNMLVIGGVMGWKKTAVFCSIIVVMSTIAGLIYGAVFA from the coding sequence ATGATGAAGGAACGCTACAAGCTACTGATCATCGCCGGGGTGTTCGCCGCCGCCTACTTCGTGCCCTGGGGCAACGAGGTGGTGCGCCGCTCGGGCCTGGAGGCCTTCCTCATGCTCCGGGAGTATGCCCGCGAGCACGTGCTCACCTGCCTGATCCCCGCCTTCTTCATCGCCGGGGCCATCAGCGTGTTCGTGTCCCAGGCCGCGGTGCTCAAGTACTTCGGAGCCAAGGCCAAGAAGGTGCTCTCCTACTCGGTGGCCTCGGTGTCCGGCTCGGTCTTGGCGGTGTGCTCCTGCACCGTGCTGCCCCTGTTCGCGGGCATCTACACCCGGGGCGCTGGAATAGGCCCGGCCACGGCCTTTCTCTACTCCGGCCCGGCCATCAACGTCTTGGCCATCGTGCTCACCGCCCGCATCCTGGGTTGGGAGCTGGGCCTGGCCCGGGCCATTGGCGCGGTGGTCTTCGCCATCATCACCGGCCTGATCATGGCCCTGATCTTCCGCAAGGACGACGCGGCCCGCGCTGCGGGCGAAATCTACCTGCCCGAGGACGAGGGCACCGGCCGCTCCCTGGGGCAGGAAGCCCTGTTCATGCTCACCCTGGTGCTCATCCTGGTCTTCGCGGCCTTTGCCCGCCCCGAGGCCGGCGAGGCCGGAGTGTGGGCCCTGTTGTTCGGGATCAAGTGGTGGGTCACCGCCGGGCTGCTGGTGGTGCTGGTGTTCATGCTGCGCGCCTGGTTCCAGCGCGAGGAGCGGGTGGAGTGGGTGCAGTCCACCTGGGGCTTCATGAAGCAGATCCTGCCCCTGTTGGGCGCGGGCGTTTTGGTGGCCGGCTTCATGCTGGGCCGTCCGGGCCACCCGGCCCTCATCCCGCCGGAGTGGATCTCCGGCGCCCTGGGGGGCAACGGCCTGGGGGCCAACCTCTTCGCCTCGGTGGCCGGGGCCCTGATGTACTTCGCCACTCTCACCGAGATACCCATCCTGCAAGGGCTCATCGGCGCGGGCATGGGCAAGGGCCCGGCCCTGGCCCTGCTCTTGGCCGGCCCGGCGCTCAGCCTGCCCAACATGCTGGTGATCGGCGGGGTGATGGGCTGGAAGAAGACGGCGGTGTTTTGCTCGATCATCGTGGTCATGTCCACCATCGCCGGATTGATTTACGGCGCGGTATTCGCCTGA
- a CDS encoding MFS transporter, translating to MKNKRVIGLLGMAGFVVMADNWVVSPILPAIAQDLGMDIATAGLLITAYMVPFGLLQLVFGPLADRYGKKQVITFSMIIFTLATAACALGLGLADLALYRALTGAFAASVMPISLALIGDLFPIEKRQGAIGSFMGISFLGQGLSMAIGGVTAYFLSWRGVFVLYGLLSVIPTLALIKAYASLPSAKNPQARFLAPYRKLISDRRSLNTYILVLLEGMFIIGAFSYLGAYIAQMQHLNYLHIGLIMTAFGLATVIGGRLSGKLAASMGPRNLLTLGLLLAATAELLLGFGGHWLGSLVAAVALLGFGFIFTHSTLLTRATEFAQKARGAAMSLVAFCFMGGGGAGTALGGALVSRWGLIDLFYLYGVALLLTWLLSFALIRHHVIECDELAIEVAE from the coding sequence ATGAAGAACAAGAGGGTAATCGGATTATTGGGAATGGCCGGGTTTGTGGTCATGGCCGACAACTGGGTGGTCTCGCCCATCCTGCCGGCCATCGCCCAGGACCTGGGCATGGACATCGCCACCGCCGGGCTGCTGATCACCGCTTACATGGTGCCCTTCGGCCTGTTGCAGCTGGTATTCGGCCCCCTGGCCGACCGCTACGGCAAGAAGCAGGTGATCACCTTCTCCATGATCATCTTCACCCTGGCCACCGCGGCCTGCGCCCTGGGCCTGGGCCTGGCCGACCTGGCCCTGTACCGCGCCCTCACCGGCGCCTTCGCCGCTTCGGTGATGCCCATCTCCCTGGCCCTTATCGGCGACCTGTTCCCCATCGAGAAGCGCCAGGGAGCCATCGGCTCCTTCATGGGCATCAGCTTTTTGGGCCAGGGCCTGAGCATGGCCATCGGCGGGGTGACCGCCTACTTCCTTAGCTGGCGCGGAGTGTTCGTGCTCTACGGCCTGCTCTCGGTCATCCCCACCCTGGCCCTGATCAAGGCCTACGCCTCGCTGCCCTCGGCCAAGAACCCCCAGGCCCGCTTCCTGGCCCCCTACCGCAAGCTCATCTCCGACCGCCGCAGCCTGAACACCTATATCCTGGTGCTTCTGGAAGGCATGTTCATCATCGGGGCCTTCTCCTACCTGGGGGCCTACATCGCCCAGATGCAGCACCTGAACTACCTGCACATCGGCCTGATCATGACCGCCTTCGGCCTGGCCACGGTGATCGGCGGGCGGCTCAGCGGCAAGCTGGCGGCGTCCATGGGCCCGCGCAACCTGCTCACCCTGGGCCTGCTCCTGGCCGCCACCGCCGAGCTGCTCCTGGGCTTCGGGGGCCACTGGCTGGGCTCGCTGGTGGCGGCGGTGGCCCTGTTGGGCTTCGGCTTCATATTCACCCACTCCACCTTGCTCACCCGGGCCACCGAGTTCGCCCAAAAGGCGCGGGGCGCGGCCATGTCCCTGGTGGCCTTCTGCTTCATGGGCGGCGGCGGGGCGGGCACCGCCCTGGGCGGGGCCCTGGTCTCCCGCTGGGGGCTCATAGACCTGTTCTATCTCTACGGCGTGGCCCTGCTGCTCACCTGGCTGCTGAGCTTCGCCCTGATCCGTCACCACGTCATAGAATGCGACGAGCTGGCCATCGAGGTGGCCGAGTAA
- a CDS encoding thioredoxin family protein: protein MDGIRKINVGGDSIGIRGLDDAIEELQAEYAAKSDTEVAEAMLAKLEKTNYFAPPARGEYAAALLREFRKALGQPYEEGAAGGLTVRVLGPGCPRCEQLFHRVAKVLAELNLAADLDSIKDPKEIAATGVVITPGLIINGRVVASGKVPGEPQLSQWLRAAAEE from the coding sequence ATGGACGGCATACGCAAGATAAACGTGGGCGGCGACAGCATCGGCATCCGGGGCCTGGACGACGCCATCGAGGAGCTACAAGCCGAGTACGCGGCCAAGAGCGACACCGAGGTGGCCGAGGCCATGCTGGCCAAGCTGGAGAAGACCAACTACTTCGCGCCCCCGGCCCGGGGTGAATACGCCGCCGCCCTGCTGCGTGAGTTCCGCAAGGCCCTGGGCCAGCCCTACGAGGAAGGCGCGGCGGGCGGGCTCACGGTGCGGGTGCTGGGGCCGGGCTGCCCCCGCTGCGAGCAGCTGTTCCACCGGGTGGCCAAGGTGCTGGCCGAGCTGAACCTGGCCGCCGACCTGGATAGCATCAAGGACCCCAAGGAAATCGCGGCCACCGGGGTGGTGATAACCCCGGGGCTGATCATAAACGGCCGGGTGGTGGCCAGCGGCAAGGTGCCCGGCGAACCACAGCTCAGCCAGTGGCTGCGCGCGGCCGCGGAAGAGTAA
- a CDS encoding TM0996/MTH895 family glutaredoxin-like protein: protein MQIKVLGPGCPKCHKTEEIVREAVAEAGVEAQIEKVTGTMDIAAAGVFGTPAVIVDGEVKIVGKVPSKDQVKSWL from the coding sequence ATGCAGATCAAAGTGCTGGGGCCGGGCTGCCCCAAGTGTCACAAGACCGAGGAGATCGTGCGCGAGGCCGTGGCCGAGGCGGGCGTGGAGGCCCAGATCGAAAAGGTCACCGGCACAATGGACATCGCGGCGGCGGGGGTTTTTGGCACCCCGGCGGTCATCGTGGACGGCGAGGTGAAGATCGTGGGCAAGGTGCCCAGCAAGGATCAGGTCAAGTCCTGGCTGTAG